One window of Deltaproteobacteria bacterium genomic DNA carries:
- a CDS encoding tripartite tricarboxylate transporter substrate-binding protein, with product MFLRRIFIGLIVAVAIAGGSAGAAESFYEGKTVKVITPHQPGGGYDTYARLFGRHLGKYIPGKPNVIVINIPGGSGLIGTNYLYNVAKPDGLSFVQLSWDSAQAQYLNYPNIRYDVSKFIWLGLANSGPITVVVRKESPIQSMDQWLDTKTNPLIFGCTGRNSLTCSIPLAMNDIFGTTSKIVAGYKGTAPVRAALLQKEVDALTGWSWDSVKATGMSMLDEGSIKIIAYLGGRHPELEARKIPFLDERVTKPADVAFMKVLLLPAAMLRPWAVLPKTPDDKVAILRKAFAATLKDPKFLADAKRARLEINPKPAEYMVNLIADIKKQMTPEVISRARRIVGLEK from the coding sequence ATGTTCCTGCGAAGGATATTCATCGGGCTCATCGTGGCGGTAGCGATCGCCGGCGGCAGCGCCGGCGCGGCGGAGTCGTTCTACGAAGGCAAGACGGTCAAGGTGATCACGCCGCACCAGCCGGGCGGCGGCTACGACACCTACGCGCGCCTCTTCGGGCGGCACCTGGGCAAGTACATTCCCGGGAAACCCAACGTCATCGTCATCAACATCCCGGGCGGCAGCGGCCTCATCGGCACCAACTACCTGTACAACGTGGCCAAGCCGGATGGGCTCTCCTTCGTCCAACTGAGCTGGGACTCGGCGCAGGCCCAGTACCTGAACTACCCGAACATCCGCTACGACGTATCCAAGTTCATCTGGCTCGGGCTGGCCAACTCCGGTCCCATAACGGTGGTGGTGCGCAAGGAATCGCCCATCCAGAGCATGGACCAGTGGCTCGACACCAAGACCAACCCGCTGATCTTCGGATGCACCGGGCGGAACAGCCTCACCTGCAGCATCCCGCTGGCCATGAACGACATCTTCGGCACCACCTCCAAGATCGTGGCCGGGTACAAGGGCACCGCGCCGGTGCGCGCGGCGCTGCTGCAGAAGGAAGTGGACGCACTCACCGGATGGAGCTGGGACTCGGTGAAGGCCACCGGCATGTCCATGCTCGATGAGGGCTCCATCAAGATCATCGCCTATCTCGGCGGGCGCCACCCGGAGCTGGAGGCACGCAAGATCCCGTTCCTGGACGAGCGCGTTACCAAGCCGGCGGACGTCGCCTTCATGAAGGTGCTGCTGCTGCCCGCGGCCATGCTGCGCCCTTGGGCGGTGTTGCCCAAGACGCCGGACGACAAGGTGGCGATCCTGCGAAAGGCCTTCGCGGCCACGCTGAAGGACCCGAAGTTCCTGGCCGACGCCAAACGGGCGCGGCTGGAGATCAACCCCAAGCCGGCCGAGTACATGGTCAATCTCATCGCCGACATCAAGAAGCAGATGACGCCGGAGGTGATCAGCCGGGCGCGGCGGATCGTGGGGCTGGAGAAATAG